A genomic region of Fodinisporobacter ferrooxydans contains the following coding sequences:
- a CDS encoding DUF2294 domain-containing protein → MKSKESAFNEIIRKVRKDLFGKGPERIRTVFLENMAITTLYGNLTPTEKFIAKTAEGAEMIHAARTKMIQQMYKEKVPEGLEELMDAKLQHLFSDFHVDDDMAVSIFIFDKSIDSVNNN, encoded by the coding sequence TTGAAATCGAAAGAAAGCGCATTTAATGAAATCATCCGAAAAGTCCGCAAAGATCTTTTTGGAAAAGGCCCGGAACGCATACGAACGGTTTTTTTGGAGAATATGGCAATCACGACGCTGTATGGGAATTTGACTCCGACGGAAAAATTTATTGCAAAGACGGCGGAAGGGGCGGAGATGATTCATGCTGCTCGCACCAAAATGATTCAGCAGATGTATAAAGAGAAAGTGCCGGAAGGTTTGGAGGAATTGATGGATGCAAAGCTGCAGCATCTGTTCTCTGACTTTCATGTGGATGATGATATGGCGGTTTCTATTTTTATTTTTGATAAATCTATTGATTCTGTAAACAACAATTGA
- a CDS encoding formate/nitrite transporter family protein: MAFHSPKKIAELSVQAGINKANMPLPNQLILGFLAGAFIALGFLLDIRVTASLPKDWGTFGAFLGASVFPVGLMLVVIAGAELLTGNMMTLPIALFSKRVGASQVIQNFFWITIANFIGSIFVAYVFGHVVGLTASGPFLLKTVAIANAKLHDSFIQAFFSAIGCNWLVALAVWMAYGSEDIGGKILGIWFPIMGFVAIGFQHVVANMFVIPAAIFEGHATWADYFRNFVPVFLGNLVGGGLFVASAYWVTYIRDGKSASAASGAQQSNQTTVA; this comes from the coding sequence ATGGCGTTTCATTCACCGAAAAAAATTGCGGAGTTGTCCGTGCAGGCAGGTATCAACAAGGCCAATATGCCGTTGCCCAATCAGTTGATCCTGGGATTTTTGGCAGGAGCCTTTATTGCTTTGGGCTTTTTGCTGGATATTCGGGTTACTGCCAGTTTGCCGAAAGACTGGGGAACATTTGGGGCATTTCTCGGCGCTTCCGTCTTCCCGGTGGGACTTATGTTGGTCGTAATCGCAGGGGCAGAATTATTAACGGGAAATATGATGACATTGCCGATCGCATTATTTTCCAAACGGGTCGGAGCAAGTCAAGTCATTCAGAACTTTTTTTGGATTACAATTGCGAACTTTATTGGATCTATATTTGTAGCATATGTATTTGGCCATGTGGTGGGATTGACAGCTTCCGGTCCGTTTTTACTGAAAACGGTTGCGATTGCCAATGCAAAATTGCATGACAGTTTTATTCAAGCATTTTTCTCGGCGATCGGCTGCAACTGGTTGGTCGCTTTGGCGGTCTGGATGGCATATGGGTCGGAAGATATCGGCGGCAAGATTCTCGGCATCTGGTTTCCCATCATGGGCTTCGTAGCGATTGGATTCCAGCACGTGGTTGCCAACATGTTTGTCATCCCGGCTGCCATTTTTGAGGGCCATGCGACTTGGGCCGACTATTTCAGAAATTTTGTTCCCGTATTTTTGGGAAATTTGGTCGGCGGCGGCCTGTTCGTCGCGTCTGCGTACTGGGTTACATACATTCGTGACGGAAAATCTGCCAGCGCGGCAAGCGGCGCGCAGCAGTCAAACCAAACGACAGTCGCGTAA
- the fdhF gene encoding formate dehydrogenase subunit alpha codes for MSTKQEEQTVKQAVQITIDGKTLGASSEQSILEAALQQGLEIAHICYHPNLGAIQSCDTCTVEVDGKLVRSCATKVTDGMMIRTDSPSVKEAQQVAMDRILENHLLYCTVCDNNNGNCKVHNTAELLQIEHQNIPYRSKGYEVDMSNPFYRYDPDQCILCGRCVEACQDLQVNETLSIDWEADRPRVLWDHGSPINESSCVSCGHCVTVCPCNALMETSMLGEAGFLTKTQPDVLDSMIDLVKQVEPGYGGIFAVSEIESAMRDTRIQKTKTVCTFCGVGCTFDVWTKDRHILKIEPTPEAPVNGISTCVKGKFGWDFVNSEERLTTPLIRRGDTFVEATWEEAFDLIASKLSQIKEQHGADSLGFISSSKITNEENFLMQKLARGVIGTNNVDNCSRYCQSPATDGLFRTVGYGGDAGSIHDIANAGLVIIVGANPAEAHPVLATRVKRAHKLHGQKLVVADLRKHEMAERADVFVRPAPGTDHIWLSAVAKYIIDQGWQAEAFLREKVNGLDEYSRFLQTYTLEYAETITGIKRETLMEIARMIRDADGTCILWAMGVTQHCGGSDTSAAISNLLLISGNYGRPGAGAYPLRGHNNVQGACDFGTLPKFFPGYQLVTDEDVRSKFERAWGTPLSDKPGMDNHEMIDAIHEGKLKGMYLIGEDMAWVDSNANHVHAALGKLDFFVVQDIFFTKTAQFADVILPASPSLEKEGTFTNTERRIQRLYQVFEPLAGSKPDWQIICEIANRLGGDFSYRHPGEVMEEVARLTPLFAGVSYERLEGYKSLLWPVEADGTDTPLLYTQSFHFPDGKARLACVDWVPPVQMPDEYDLHLNNGRLLEHFHEGNLTNKSTGIQHKVPDTFVEVSPELAAERGIVDGMYVRLESPYGKVKVRAVVTDRVHGKELYLPMNSVSDEGAVNLLTSSFTDHITHTPAYKETKVKMTVLEERGSHPLPRSNPRFGRRQPQLGIQIEQKWQRADYTPIHDRFEPADSADKEGRAQTRQKEGNESGKSNYAYSQASAK; via the coding sequence ATGTCTACAAAACAAGAAGAGCAAACAGTCAAGCAGGCGGTGCAGATTACCATAGACGGAAAAACGTTGGGAGCATCTTCCGAACAAAGTATTCTGGAGGCAGCTTTGCAACAAGGACTGGAAATTGCACATATTTGCTACCATCCGAATCTCGGGGCGATTCAGTCTTGCGATACGTGTACGGTTGAAGTCGATGGAAAGCTCGTTCGTTCCTGCGCCACGAAGGTGACAGATGGAATGATGATACGGACAGATTCGCCAAGCGTCAAGGAAGCGCAACAGGTGGCAATGGATCGGATTCTGGAAAATCATTTATTGTATTGCACCGTGTGCGATAACAACAACGGCAATTGTAAAGTTCACAATACGGCTGAGCTTTTGCAAATCGAGCATCAAAACATCCCGTATCGTTCCAAAGGGTATGAAGTGGATATGAGCAATCCCTTCTATCGGTACGATCCGGATCAGTGCATTTTGTGCGGGCGCTGTGTGGAAGCTTGTCAAGACCTGCAGGTAAATGAAACACTCTCCATCGATTGGGAAGCGGATCGTCCCCGTGTCTTGTGGGATCATGGTTCGCCGATCAATGAATCGTCCTGCGTTTCCTGCGGCCATTGTGTCACCGTTTGCCCATGCAACGCACTAATGGAAACATCCATGCTCGGCGAAGCTGGTTTCTTGACAAAAACACAGCCGGACGTTTTGGACTCCATGATCGATTTGGTGAAACAAGTAGAGCCGGGGTATGGCGGGATCTTTGCCGTTTCCGAGATCGAGTCGGCGATGCGGGATACGCGGATACAGAAGACAAAGACCGTCTGTACATTTTGCGGCGTCGGCTGTACATTTGATGTCTGGACAAAAGACCGCCACATTTTAAAAATCGAACCGACGCCGGAAGCGCCTGTCAACGGTATTTCCACATGTGTCAAAGGAAAATTCGGCTGGGATTTTGTCAATAGTGAAGAACGGTTGACAACGCCGCTGATTCGGCGCGGCGATACATTTGTCGAGGCAACTTGGGAAGAAGCCTTTGACCTGATTGCAAGCAAACTTTCACAGATCAAAGAACAGCATGGTGCAGACAGTCTAGGTTTTATCTCATCATCGAAAATCACAAATGAAGAAAACTTCCTGATGCAAAAATTGGCTCGCGGCGTTATCGGCACCAATAATGTGGACAATTGTTCCCGCTATTGCCAGTCGCCGGCGACGGATGGACTTTTTCGAACCGTCGGCTATGGCGGCGATGCCGGGTCGATTCACGACATAGCAAATGCCGGCCTGGTGATCATCGTCGGCGCAAATCCGGCCGAAGCGCACCCGGTACTGGCAACGCGTGTCAAGCGGGCACACAAATTGCACGGACAAAAATTGGTCGTTGCCGACTTGCGGAAACATGAAATGGCGGAACGGGCAGACGTATTTGTACGCCCTGCGCCTGGCACCGACCACATCTGGCTGTCTGCGGTCGCAAAGTACATCATTGACCAAGGGTGGCAGGCAGAAGCGTTTTTACGGGAGAAAGTGAATGGGCTTGATGAATATTCCAGATTTTTGCAGACATATACCTTGGAATACGCCGAAACAATCACTGGCATCAAGCGGGAAACGCTGATGGAAATCGCCCGCATGATCCGGGATGCGGACGGTACCTGCATCTTGTGGGCAATGGGTGTAACACAGCATTGCGGCGGCAGCGATACGAGCGCGGCGATCAGCAATTTGCTTTTGATTTCCGGCAATTATGGCCGTCCCGGTGCGGGCGCATATCCGTTGCGCGGACATAACAATGTACAAGGCGCCTGTGATTTCGGTACGCTGCCCAAGTTTTTCCCTGGATATCAACTGGTGACGGATGAGGACGTTCGCAGCAAGTTTGAACGGGCATGGGGCACTCCGTTGTCTGACAAACCTGGCATGGATAACCATGAAATGATCGATGCGATCCATGAAGGCAAATTAAAGGGCATGTATTTGATCGGAGAAGATATGGCCTGGGTGGATTCCAATGCCAATCACGTCCATGCAGCACTTGGAAAACTGGACTTTTTTGTCGTACAGGATATTTTCTTTACAAAGACAGCGCAATTTGCCGACGTCATTCTGCCGGCCAGCCCGAGCCTGGAGAAAGAAGGCACGTTTACGAATACGGAGCGGCGCATTCAGCGGTTGTACCAAGTATTCGAGCCATTGGCTGGAAGCAAGCCGGACTGGCAAATCATTTGTGAAATCGCCAACCGGTTGGGCGGCGACTTCTCCTACCGGCATCCTGGCGAAGTGATGGAGGAAGTGGCCCGTCTTACGCCGCTGTTTGCAGGAGTATCCTATGAACGGCTGGAAGGATATAAAAGCTTGCTGTGGCCGGTAGAAGCAGACGGTACAGACACTCCGCTGTTGTATACGCAATCGTTCCATTTCCCGGACGGCAAAGCGAGACTGGCCTGCGTGGATTGGGTACCGCCCGTGCAAATGCCGGATGAGTACGATTTGCATCTGAACAACGGACGCTTGCTGGAACATTTTCATGAAGGGAATTTGACAAATAAATCGACAGGCATCCAGCACAAAGTGCCGGATACGTTTGTGGAAGTGTCTCCCGAACTGGCCGCAGAACGGGGAATCGTCGACGGCATGTACGTTCGGCTGGAATCTCCCTATGGCAAGGTAAAGGTGCGGGCTGTTGTGACAGATCGGGTACATGGCAAAGAACTGTATTTGCCGATGAATTCCGTGAGTGATGAAGGAGCTGTCAATCTTTTGACAAGCAGCTTTACAGATCACATTACACATACACCGGCGTATAAGGAAACAAAAGTGAAAATGACCGTCTTGGAAGAGCGGGGAAGCCATCCCTTGCCGCGTTCCAATCCTCGCTTTGGCCGCCGGCAGCCGCAGCTCGGCATTCAAATCGAACAAAAATGGCAGCGCGCCGATTATACGCCCATTCATGATCGTTTCGAACCTGCAGACAGCGCGGACAAAGAAGGGCGCGCACAGACGCGCCAAAAGGAGGGGAATGAAAGTGGCAAGAGCAATTACGCATATTCACAGGCAAGCGCCAAGTAA
- a CDS encoding DUF1641 domain-containing protein, producing MARAITHIHRQAPSKEAQRQQSLDQLSAAVSDHGDALLDTLRLIQSLHESGALEAAAALIQAREQVTKIAVDQLSRQTVTHTISHAMSGLEVLGKLDPVQLNQLLTNVVNGINRAEETLQRKEKIGLLDLYKALHDPSINRAIAVSLGFLRGVGENL from the coding sequence GTGGCAAGAGCAATTACGCATATTCACAGGCAAGCGCCAAGTAAAGAAGCACAACGGCAGCAGTCTCTGGATCAGCTGAGTGCAGCCGTATCCGATCACGGGGATGCGCTGCTCGATACGTTGCGGCTGATTCAGTCGCTGCATGAAAGCGGCGCATTGGAAGCGGCAGCGGCACTGATCCAGGCGCGGGAGCAAGTGACGAAAATCGCTGTTGACCAATTGTCCAGACAGACTGTAACACATACGATCAGCCACGCCATGAGCGGTTTGGAAGTGCTTGGCAAGCTGGATCCGGTGCAGCTGAACCAATTGTTGACGAATGTGGTAAATGGAATTAACCGTGCGGAAGAAACGCTGCAGCGAAAAGAAAAAATAGGGTTGTTGGATCTCTATAAAGCACTGCACGATCCAAGCATCAATCGGGCCATTGCCGTCAGCCTCGGATTCCTGCGGGGTGTCGGGGAAAATCTGTAA
- a CDS encoding aminotransferase A has protein sequence MEHLINPNVRKIQISGIRKFANLVAQHQNVISLTIGQPDFPTPQHVKERAKTAIDENRTGYTENAGLLDARKAACQFLSIKYGLSYDPKSEVIITNGATEAIDIALRTVLAPGAEVILPGPVYPGYEPVIRLCGAIPVFVDTRADGFKLRAEAIEQALTEHTRCVILPYPSNPTGTTLSYSELESIANVLQNRNVFVISDEIYSELVYDGSHVSIASFPSMREKTIVINGLSKSHSMTGWRIGLTFAPEYITRHMLKVHQYSATCASSISQHAALEAFEGGVEDAVAMKVEYVQRRDYVFERLQRMGFDGIKPSGAFYLFPSIRPFAENSFDFAAQLLEKAKVAVVPGAAFSEYGEGYIRISYAYSMETLKEGMDRIEYFLHGNQTIE, from the coding sequence ATGGAACATCTTATCAATCCAAACGTTCGCAAGATTCAGATTTCCGGAATTCGCAAATTTGCAAATTTGGTGGCACAGCACCAAAATGTAATCTCCTTGACAATTGGCCAGCCGGATTTTCCAACGCCGCAGCATGTAAAAGAACGGGCAAAAACAGCGATTGATGAAAATCGTACCGGGTATACGGAGAATGCAGGATTGCTGGATGCACGCAAGGCTGCATGCCAATTTCTTTCCATCAAATATGGATTGTCCTACGATCCGAAGTCAGAAGTGATCATAACAAACGGAGCGACAGAAGCGATTGATATTGCGTTGCGTACGGTATTGGCACCCGGCGCGGAAGTTATCTTGCCTGGCCCTGTGTATCCCGGCTATGAGCCGGTGATTCGCTTGTGTGGCGCCATACCCGTATTTGTCGATACGCGAGCGGACGGTTTTAAATTGCGGGCAGAAGCAATCGAACAAGCACTGACGGAACATACGCGCTGTGTGATCTTGCCATATCCGTCAAATCCGACAGGCACTACACTTTCATATTCTGAACTGGAATCCATTGCGAACGTATTGCAAAACCGCAATGTGTTTGTGATTTCCGACGAAATCTACAGTGAATTGGTGTATGATGGCAGCCATGTTTCGATCGCTTCCTTCCCTTCCATGCGGGAGAAAACAATTGTAATCAACGGGTTGTCCAAATCTCATTCCATGACCGGTTGGAGAATCGGATTGACATTTGCCCCAGAGTATATTACGCGCCATATGCTGAAGGTGCACCAATATAGTGCTACTTGTGCGTCTTCCATCAGCCAGCATGCAGCGCTTGAAGCATTCGAAGGCGGAGTTGAAGATGCCGTGGCAATGAAAGTGGAGTATGTGCAGCGCCGCGACTATGTGTTTGAACGCCTGCAGCGGATGGGATTTGACGGGATCAAGCCGTCCGGCGCGTTTTATCTGTTTCCGTCGATTCGACCTTTTGCGGAAAACTCCTTTGATTTTGCCGCACAATTATTGGAAAAAGCAAAAGTGGCAGTCGTGCCAGGTGCTGCTTTTTCTGAATATGGGGAAGGATATATCCGGATTTCCTATGCGTATTCCATGGAGACATTGAAGGAAGGAATGGATCGGATCGAATATTTTTTACATGGAAACCAAACAATAGAATAA
- a CDS encoding DHA2 family efflux MFS transporter permease subunit — protein MASAKSQQPKQLNKNSIMLVMVLGAFVAILNQTLLNVAIPQLMADFSVSADTVQWLSTAYMLTNGVLIPVTPFLIDRISTRKLFITAMVLFTVGSFICSLATNFSILLIGRIVQAFGAGVLMPLMMTVILVIYPPEVRGRAMGTIAIAMFFAPAVGPTLSGWIIEHWTWRILFYVGMPIAIADIVLAMTLMPNIMERKDRDLDVLGFITSTIGFGMLLYGFSEAGSKGWGDVAVVLPIIIGIIFIILFAVREVTADEPMMDLSVFKYSIFTIATLVSCVVNMALFGAMILVPIYLQNIRGFTPLESGLLLLPGAIIMAIMSPISGALFDRVGVRPLAVIGLIITALTTWNFSKLSMDTTYGHIMLLYTFRMFGMSFISMTIMTAGLNQLPRYLASHGTAAANTARQIAASLGTAYLVSVMSNRSTFHLANYTEHISASNPFVYQFLQGLGQMLSANLQQLPQVGQSLALNVLYGIMMQQSTIEGINDAFIVATILTVIALVLSFFLRRVRAQSELRTAVPEQNKK, from the coding sequence ATGGCAAGCGCAAAATCACAGCAACCAAAACAGCTGAACAAAAACTCGATTATGCTCGTCATGGTACTCGGGGCGTTTGTGGCGATTTTGAATCAGACGTTGTTAAATGTAGCGATTCCGCAACTTATGGCTGATTTCAGTGTATCGGCAGATACTGTCCAATGGCTGTCTACCGCGTATATGCTGACAAACGGCGTATTAATCCCGGTGACACCATTTCTCATCGATCGGATTTCTACGCGAAAACTATTTATAACAGCCATGGTTCTTTTTACAGTCGGATCGTTCATTTGCTCACTGGCTACCAATTTTTCCATCTTATTGATCGGGCGCATTGTGCAGGCGTTTGGTGCGGGTGTTTTGATGCCGTTGATGATGACGGTGATTCTTGTCATTTATCCGCCCGAAGTGCGGGGACGCGCCATGGGAACAATTGCCATAGCGATGTTTTTCGCCCCTGCCGTTGGCCCCACATTATCCGGTTGGATTATCGAGCATTGGACATGGCGGATCTTGTTTTATGTCGGAATGCCGATCGCAATCGCCGATATTGTCCTTGCGATGACGCTGATGCCGAATATTATGGAGCGCAAGGATCGGGATTTGGATGTATTGGGATTCATTACATCTACCATCGGTTTTGGCATGTTATTGTACGGATTCAGTGAAGCAGGCAGCAAAGGCTGGGGGGATGTAGCAGTCGTCCTTCCGATCATCATCGGAATCATCTTTATTATCCTGTTTGCTGTGCGCGAAGTTACGGCAGATGAGCCGATGATGGATTTGAGCGTATTCAAATATAGCATATTTACCATTGCAACATTGGTGAGTTGTGTCGTGAATATGGCATTGTTTGGCGCGATGATTCTCGTTCCGATCTATCTGCAAAACATCCGCGGCTTTACACCGCTGGAATCGGGACTTCTTTTGCTGCCTGGCGCGATTATCATGGCGATCATGTCGCCCATTTCCGGCGCTTTATTTGACAGAGTGGGCGTACGTCCATTGGCGGTCATCGGCTTGATCATTACAGCGTTAACCACATGGAATTTCAGCAAATTGAGCATGGATACGACATATGGACATATCATGCTTTTATATACATTTCGCATGTTCGGAATGTCGTTTATTTCGATGACGATCATGACAGCCGGTTTGAATCAGTTGCCTCGCTATCTGGCCAGTCATGGAACCGCAGCAGCCAATACGGCACGACAAATTGCCGCATCCCTCGGCACGGCGTATCTGGTTTCCGTCATGTCCAATCGATCTACATTTCACTTGGCCAATTACACAGAACATATATCGGCCAGCAATCCTTTTGTATATCAATTCCTGCAGGGATTGGGACAGATGCTTTCGGCAAATTTGCAACAGCTCCCGCAAGTGGGTCAATCGTTGGCATTAAACGTCTTGTACGGGATTATGATGCAGCAATCGACGATTGAAGGGATCAATGATGCATTTATTGTTGCAACGATTCTGACGGTTATTGCGCTGGTTCTTTCTTTCTTCTTAAGAAGAGTTCGGGCCCAAAGTGAATTGCGAACCGCCGTACCGGAGCAAAACAAGAAGTAA
- a CDS encoding terpene cyclase/mutase family protein — MIEKIDAAISGMSHEAIQRQVPDGSFRFCYESGLMTDAYMIFVLRTLLIHDEDLIQALAERILSLQEPAGVWKLFHDEEEGNLSATLEAYYALLASGVVKETDERISTARQFILAKGGMNQCSLITQAMLALTGQYPWPAHLRFPLEFLLLPASMPVNFYEFAGFARAHLLPVMLASDKTFSIKSTMTPDISYLDVDSAMDADSATHRHMRSLHDLLHASVDSLQQFFQNLKEFPQKLHEHAVATAKQYMLERIETDGTFYGYASSTYLLIYAWLSLGYPKEHDVIRKAIRGLRTLAFPAGTTIHIQNTTSTVWDTALLTYALQEAGMSERSPIIRNAGRYLQSSQHNRPGDWKIHNPDGKPGGWGFSDANTMNPDVDDTSAALRAIRSQGIIAGSAKHAFERGNGWLISMQNDDGGWPAFEKNTDSPILGSIAVDGTKNVLIDPSSVDLTGRTLDYLGSIGHSGKEPMIEKGVRWLLAHQEPNGSWYGRWGVCYIYGTWAAVTGLRAVGVDKNHPALQKALRWLLHIQNADGGWGESCKSDQVRKFVSLGSSTPSQTAWAVDALVAILDEPVNELDRGIRRLTGFAEQNESDWRITYPTGAGLPGNFYTHYHSYRYIWPMLALAHYKKKYQYERRAK, encoded by the coding sequence ATGATAGAAAAGATCGATGCTGCGATTTCCGGGATGTCGCATGAAGCTATACAAAGGCAAGTGCCGGACGGTTCCTTTCGATTTTGTTACGAGAGCGGTCTGATGACGGATGCCTATATGATTTTCGTATTGCGCACATTGCTCATCCATGACGAAGACCTCATACAAGCATTGGCCGAGCGCATTTTGTCACTGCAAGAACCTGCCGGTGTCTGGAAATTGTTTCATGATGAAGAAGAAGGAAATCTTTCCGCAACGTTAGAAGCATATTATGCATTATTGGCATCGGGTGTTGTAAAAGAAACGGATGAGCGCATTTCCACAGCCAGGCAGTTTATTCTAGCAAAGGGCGGAATGAACCAATGCAGTTTGATCACACAAGCAATGCTGGCACTGACAGGCCAGTATCCATGGCCGGCGCATCTTCGCTTCCCCCTCGAATTCTTGCTGCTGCCAGCTTCCATGCCGGTGAATTTTTATGAGTTTGCCGGATTTGCACGTGCGCACTTGCTGCCAGTGATGCTCGCAAGTGATAAAACGTTCAGTATCAAATCCACAATGACGCCTGATATTTCCTACTTGGATGTAGATTCTGCAATGGACGCAGATTCTGCAACACATCGTCACATGCGTTCTTTGCATGATCTATTGCATGCAAGCGTCGATTCTTTGCAACAGTTTTTTCAAAATCTGAAAGAGTTTCCCCAGAAATTGCACGAACATGCAGTTGCAACAGCAAAACAGTATATGCTGGAGCGAATAGAAACAGACGGTACATTTTACGGGTATGCAAGTTCTACCTATCTGCTGATTTATGCATGGCTGTCTCTTGGCTATCCAAAAGAGCATGATGTGATACGAAAAGCCATACGGGGACTGCGTACATTGGCATTTCCGGCGGGAACAACCATTCACATCCAGAACACCACATCGACGGTATGGGATACGGCACTTTTGACATATGCGCTGCAGGAAGCGGGAATGTCGGAAAGATCCCCAATCATTCGAAATGCCGGTAGATATCTTCAATCGAGTCAGCACAATCGTCCGGGAGATTGGAAAATCCACAATCCCGACGGGAAACCGGGGGGATGGGGTTTTTCCGATGCCAATACGATGAATCCGGATGTGGATGACACGTCAGCCGCCTTGCGTGCCATTCGCAGTCAAGGGATCATCGCTGGATCGGCAAAACATGCCTTTGAGCGGGGAAACGGCTGGTTGATTTCCATGCAAAATGATGATGGCGGCTGGCCTGCCTTTGAAAAAAATACAGACTCTCCGATTTTGGGTTCGATTGCGGTTGATGGTACAAAAAATGTTCTAATCGATCCATCATCCGTAGATTTGACGGGAAGAACATTGGATTATCTCGGATCCATAGGACATTCAGGGAAAGAACCGATGATAGAAAAAGGGGTTCGATGGCTGTTGGCCCATCAGGAGCCTAACGGATCCTGGTACGGACGGTGGGGAGTTTGTTACATTTATGGCACATGGGCAGCTGTCACAGGTTTGCGCGCAGTCGGGGTCGATAAAAATCACCCGGCATTGCAAAAAGCATTGCGGTGGCTCCTGCATATTCAAAATGCGGACGGCGGTTGGGGCGAATCGTGCAAAAGCGATCAGGTGCGGAAGTTTGTTTCCCTCGGTTCCAGTACGCCGTCCCAAACCGCATGGGCTGTCGATGCATTGGTCGCAATACTGGATGAGCCCGTAAATGAATTGGACAGAGGCATCCGCCGATTGACCGGATTCGCGGAACAAAACGAGAGCGACTGGCGCATCACGTATCCAACAGGAGCGGGCTTGCCAGGAAATTTTTATACACATTATCATAGTTATCGATATATTTGGCCGATGCTTGCACTTGCTCATTATAAAAAAAAGTATCAGTATGAAAGGAGAGCAAAGTGA
- a CDS encoding thioredoxin family protein, with protein MKVKDASERDIKQMQKDGKSFAVFFYTPLCGTCKVGERMLNIVLEMHASLPLVKCNVNFAANLVQTWQISSIPCLAIVRQGILYKKEYAMRSVDHLYQRLHPLFIINQAE; from the coding sequence ATGAAAGTGAAAGATGCGTCTGAACGGGATATAAAGCAAATGCAGAAAGACGGAAAAAGCTTTGCCGTGTTTTTTTATACGCCATTGTGCGGAACCTGCAAAGTCGGTGAGAGAATGTTAAATATCGTACTCGAAATGCATGCAAGTCTGCCGCTGGTAAAATGCAATGTAAACTTCGCGGCAAACTTGGTGCAGACATGGCAAATCTCCAGCATTCCCTGTTTGGCGATTGTCCGGCAAGGAATTTTGTATAAAAAAGAGTATGCAATGCGTTCTGTCGACCATTTGTATCAGCGATTGCACCCTTTATTTATTATCAACCAGGCGGAGTGA